A segment of the Fibrobacter sp. UWEL genome:
TTGAAGTAGGCGCCCATACGGGATTCAGCGATCCAGTACTTCTTGCCGTCCTGTTCAACGCAAACGTATTCGGCGTCAGCCTTCACTGCAATAGCGAAGTTGGAAGGAAGAGTCCAGGGAGTGGTGGTCCAAACCAGGATGTTGGAACCAGCAAACTTTGCGTCGTCGGAAACCAGCGGGAAGATAAGAGTCAAGGACGGGTCCTGACGGTCCTTATAGCCCTGGTTGGTTTCGAAATTGGAAAGCGGAGTTGCAAGAGCCGGGCTGTATGGCTGGATGCGGTAGCCCTGATAGATGAGGCCCTTGTCGAAGCACTGCTTGAACACCCACCACACAGATTCCATGAAGTTCTTATCCATGGTCTT
Coding sequences within it:
- a CDS encoding class I tRNA ligase family protein is translated as KTMDKNFMESVWWVFKQCFDKGLIYQGYRIQPYSPALATPLSNFETNQGYKDRQDPSLTLIFPLVSDDAKFAGSNILVWTTTPWTLPSNFAIAVKADAEYVCVEQDGKKYWIAESRMGAYFNNPNVVDSCMGSELVGKSYEALSHISDEFVTPDQLSRHYKIVFMEGGSIPLVRTSLLSTPTAGLRRRPATPRLPHPPTLKLIVSNGG